A genomic region of Alistipes megaguti contains the following coding sequences:
- a CDS encoding acyl carrier protein, with protein MSEVQSKVVEIIVDKLGVKESEVVPEASFTNHLGADSLDTVELIMEFEKAFDIQIPDEDAEKIATVGDAIKYIEEHKK; from the coding sequence ATGTCAGAAGTTCAATCAAAAGTTGTCGAGATCATCGTCGACAAGCTGGGTGTCAAGGAGTCGGAGGTAGTACCCGAAGCCAGCTTCACCAACCACCTGGGCGCAGACTCGCTCGACACCGTAGAGTTGATCATGGAGTTCGAGAAGGCTTTCGATATCCAGATCCCGGATGAGGACGCTGAGAAGATCGCTACCGTAGGTGACGCCATCAAGTACATCGAGGAGCACAAGAAATAA
- a CDS encoding YraN family protein: MTDHPLMTTAETGRIGEEAVADYLRQKGFSIRARNWRQGHYELDLVALRDGILHIVEVKTRHAGSLTPPEAAATHRKFRAVSRAAAGYIRAVGWKGDVQFDVAAVELDTDGGVRIDWIESAWEYNW, encoded by the coding sequence ATGACGGATCATCCACTGATGACGACGGCCGAAACGGGACGCATCGGCGAAGAGGCCGTAGCCGACTATCTCCGCCAGAAGGGCTTCTCGATCCGGGCGCGGAACTGGCGGCAGGGGCACTACGAACTGGATCTGGTGGCGCTGCGCGACGGGATTCTCCACATCGTCGAGGTCAAGACCCGCCATGCGGGATCGCTCACCCCGCCCGAGGCGGCGGCCACACACCGCAAGTTCCGCGCCGTGAGCCGCGCCGCAGCCGGTTACATCCGCGCCGTCGGGTGGAAGGGCGACGTGCAGTTCGACGTGGCGGCCGTGGAGCTCGACACAGACGGGGGCGTCCGCATCGACTGGATCGAAAGCGCCTGGGAGTACAACTGGTAA
- the fabF gene encoding beta-ketoacyl-ACP synthase II, which produces MTERRVVVTGIGTINPLGNNIEEYFSNLEKGVSGAAPITHFDAEKFKTKFACEVKNYDPAQHFDRKEVRKYDLFTQYALIAATQAVEDSALDLETIDKEQVGVIWSSGIGGLKSFFDECLGYAAGGGTPRFSPFFIPRMIADIAAGFISMKYGFMGPNYCTVSACASSNHGMIAAFDTIRYGKADVMVAGGSEAAVNEPAVGGFNSMQALSTRNDDPQHASRPFDADRDGFVIGEGAGALILEEYEHAKARGAKIYCEIIGGGASADAYHFTAPHPEGKGAIKAMRDAIKDAGIRPEDIDYVNVHGTSTPAGDLPELKAVAEVLGDHVYNVNISSTKSMTGHLLGAAGAVEALACIFAMTHGVVPPTINCEHLDPAIDPKLNLTLNQAQKRDVKCCLSNTFGFGGHNSTVIFRKL; this is translated from the coding sequence ATGACGGAAAGAAGAGTAGTTGTTACGGGCATCGGAACGATCAACCCGCTCGGTAATAATATTGAAGAGTATTTTTCCAATCTGGAGAAGGGAGTCAGCGGTGCCGCACCCATTACTCATTTTGACGCGGAAAAATTTAAGACCAAATTCGCTTGTGAAGTAAAAAATTACGATCCGGCACAGCATTTCGACCGCAAGGAGGTCCGCAAATACGACCTCTTTACGCAGTATGCACTGATTGCCGCCACGCAGGCCGTGGAGGATTCGGCTCTCGATCTGGAGACGATCGACAAGGAGCAGGTCGGTGTGATCTGGAGCTCGGGTATCGGAGGACTCAAATCGTTCTTCGATGAGTGTTTAGGCTATGCCGCAGGGGGAGGAACCCCGCGGTTTAGCCCATTCTTTATTCCCCGCATGATTGCCGATATCGCCGCCGGGTTCATCTCCATGAAGTACGGCTTCATGGGTCCGAATTACTGTACGGTATCGGCCTGCGCCTCGTCGAACCACGGCATGATCGCCGCCTTCGACACCATCCGTTACGGCAAGGCCGACGTGATGGTTGCCGGCGGTTCCGAAGCCGCAGTCAACGAACCGGCCGTCGGGGGATTCAACTCGATGCAGGCACTCTCGACGCGTAACGACGATCCGCAGCATGCTTCGCGTCCGTTCGACGCCGACCGTGACGGCTTCGTGATCGGCGAAGGAGCCGGAGCGCTCATTCTCGAGGAGTACGAGCACGCCAAGGCCCGTGGAGCGAAGATCTATTGCGAGATCATCGGCGGCGGCGCTTCGGCCGATGCCTACCACTTCACGGCTCCGCACCCCGAAGGAAAGGGGGCCATCAAGGCCATGCGCGATGCCATCAAGGATGCCGGCATCCGCCCCGAGGATATCGACTATGTGAATGTTCACGGCACATCGACCCCTGCCGGCGATCTTCCCGAACTGAAGGCCGTAGCGGAGGTTCTGGGCGACCACGTTTACAACGTCAACATCTCGTCGACGAAGTCCATGACGGGTCACCTGCTGGGTGCCGCCGGAGCCGTTGAGGCGCTGGCCTGCATCTTCGCCATGACGCACGGAGTCGTGCCTCCCACCATCAACTGCGAGCACCTCGATCCGGCGATCGATCCGAAACTCAACCTGACGCTCAACCAGGCACAGAAACGTGACGTGAAGTGCTGTCTGAGCAATACGTTCGGCTTCGGCGGTCACAACTCGACGGTGATCTTCCGCAAGCTCTAA
- the pepE gene encoding dipeptidase PepE, translated as MKLLLISNSTNAGEEYLRYPLPEIGRFLAGIHEIAFVPYAAVTFSYADYEKKVQARFDELGIRVRSVHRAKDPAAMIRTAEAVCVGGGNTFALARKMQQQGLMKAILGRIRAGVPYVGWSAGSNVCCPTISTTNDMPIVQPESFRAIGAVRFQINPHYLDANPAGHAGETREQRILEYIEANPRRWVVGLREGCMLRLEQGRMELIGSRPMRVFRKGVETFEVEPGGDLSFLL; from the coding sequence ATGAAATTGCTTCTGATCTCGAATTCGACCAATGCCGGCGAAGAATATCTGCGCTATCCGCTGCCCGAAATCGGCCGCTTCCTTGCCGGGATTCACGAAATAGCCTTCGTCCCCTACGCCGCCGTGACCTTCTCCTACGCCGACTACGAAAAAAAGGTCCAGGCCCGTTTCGACGAACTCGGAATCCGCGTCCGCTCGGTCCACCGGGCCAAGGACCCCGCTGCGATGATCCGCACGGCCGAAGCCGTCTGCGTCGGCGGCGGAAATACCTTCGCCCTGGCCCGCAAGATGCAGCAGCAGGGGCTCATGAAGGCTATTCTGGGCCGAATCCGCGCCGGAGTGCCCTACGTCGGCTGGTCGGCCGGCAGCAACGTCTGCTGCCCCACGATCTCGACGACGAACGACATGCCCATCGTCCAGCCCGAATCGTTCCGCGCCATCGGAGCCGTCAGGTTCCAGATCAACCCCCACTACCTCGATGCCAACCCCGCGGGCCACGCCGGAGAAACGCGCGAACAGCGTATTCTGGAGTACATCGAAGCCAATCCGCGCCGTTGGGTCGTCGGACTGCGCGAAGGATGCATGCTGCGCCTCGAGCAGGGAAGGATGGAACTGATCGGCAGCCGTCCGATGCGTGTATTCCGCAAAGGAGTCGAGACCTTCGAGGTCGAACCCGGAGGCGACCTCTCGTTTTTATTATAA
- a CDS encoding RadC family protein: MENIRSKMTSRGVESLDDRELLSLLIEDEQLAEMLLATYGGSLARMTREPEARLRMVGGMGLRRARNLLLAAELGRRVAAEGAGESDSIATSDDVVRLFRPQLERLTHEECWVVYLTSSNRIIERQRVSQGGVTGTVVDHRLIAKRALELLATRLILIHNHPSGSPEASAQDRALTERIAKAAALFDIRLLDHVIIARGGGDFSFREAGLIG, encoded by the coding sequence ATGGAGAACATACGCAGCAAGATGACTTCACGAGGCGTCGAGTCTCTCGACGACCGGGAGTTGTTGTCGTTGCTGATCGAGGACGAACAACTGGCCGAGATGTTGTTGGCAACTTACGGGGGTTCGTTGGCACGCATGACCCGCGAACCGGAAGCCCGATTGCGCATGGTGGGCGGAATGGGGCTCAGGCGGGCCCGAAATCTGTTGTTGGCCGCCGAGTTGGGCCGCAGGGTGGCGGCTGAAGGGGCGGGGGAGTCCGACTCCATTGCAACGAGCGATGATGTGGTGCGGTTGTTTCGTCCGCAACTTGAACGCTTGACCCACGAAGAGTGCTGGGTAGTCTATCTCACTTCATCCAATCGCATCATTGAGCGCCAACGGGTGAGTCAGGGCGGGGTGACAGGGACGGTGGTCGATCACCGGTTGATCGCCAAACGGGCCCTTGAGTTGCTCGCCACGCGGCTTATTCTGATTCACAATCACCCTTCGGGGAGTCCGGAGGCGAGTGCGCAGGATCGGGCGCTGACCGAACGTATTGCCAAGGCGGCTGCACTGTTTGACATTCGGCTGCTGGATCACGTGATCATAGCCCGCGGCGGCGGGGACTTTTCGTTTCGGGAGGCGGGATTGATCGGATAA
- a CDS encoding 3-deoxy-D-manno-octulosonic acid transferase, whose translation MWLYNFGLLLYVWAIRLVAPRHRKAHLWLEGRKDLFRRMRETIDPAARIVWIHVASLGEFEQGRPIIEQLRKSHPEYKILLTFFSPSGYEIRKDYKGADYIFYLPLDTPRNARRFLDAAHPDVAIFVKYEYWLNLLRELRRRKVRTYVVSAIFRRNSVFFRPYGGLWRQALESFDVMFVQNEESKKLLATLGFDNVLVAGDTRFDRVAEIARAAKHVDIVERFKGEDRLFVAGSTWGPDEELLIQLMNDNPDVKFVIAPHEMDETRIARLIAETRGGALRYTQCTSRTGYGTRQLLILDTVGLLSSVYSYATWSYIGGGFGVGIHNTLEAATFGLPIAFGPNYQKFKEARDLVTLGAARSVTSYEELRSWFIPLRDNEEFLQKTSRIAKDYTTRHQGATNIIVKTIFPQ comes from the coding sequence ATGTGGCTCTATAATTTCGGTCTGTTGCTTTACGTTTGGGCAATCCGTCTCGTGGCCCCGCGCCACCGGAAGGCCCACCTTTGGCTCGAAGGACGCAAGGACCTCTTCCGCAGAATGCGGGAAACCATCGACCCCGCGGCGCGTATCGTCTGGATACACGTCGCTTCCCTCGGAGAGTTCGAACAGGGACGCCCCATCATCGAACAACTCCGCAAATCACATCCCGAATACAAGATCCTGCTGACCTTCTTCTCCCCCTCGGGTTACGAAATCCGAAAAGACTACAAGGGCGCCGACTACATCTTCTACCTGCCGCTCGATACCCCGCGGAACGCCCGCCGTTTCCTCGATGCCGCACATCCCGACGTGGCCATCTTCGTCAAATACGAATACTGGTTGAACTTGTTGCGCGAACTCCGCCGCCGGAAGGTCCGCACCTATGTCGTCTCGGCCATCTTCCGCCGCAATTCGGTCTTCTTCCGCCCCTACGGCGGTCTGTGGCGCCAGGCCCTGGAGTCGTTCGACGTGATGTTCGTCCAGAACGAAGAGTCGAAGAAACTCCTCGCCACACTCGGTTTCGACAACGTCCTCGTGGCCGGCGACACACGATTCGACCGTGTGGCCGAAATCGCCCGCGCCGCCAAGCATGTCGATATTGTCGAACGCTTCAAGGGCGAAGACCGCCTCTTCGTGGCCGGATCGACCTGGGGCCCCGACGAAGAGCTGCTGATCCAACTCATGAACGACAACCCCGACGTGAAGTTCGTCATCGCCCCCCATGAAATGGACGAGACGCGCATCGCCCGGCTCATAGCCGAAACGCGCGGCGGCGCACTCCGCTACACGCAGTGCACCTCGCGAACGGGATACGGAACCCGGCAACTGCTGATCCTCGACACGGTGGGGCTCTTGTCCTCGGTCTACTCCTACGCCACGTGGAGCTACATCGGCGGGGGATTCGGCGTCGGAATCCACAACACGCTCGAGGCCGCAACCTTCGGGCTCCCGATCGCCTTCGGCCCCAACTACCAGAAGTTCAAGGAGGCCCGTGACCTCGTGACGCTCGGTGCGGCCCGTTCGGTGACCTCCTACGAGGAGCTGCGGAGCTGGTTCATTCCCCTGCGTGACAACGAGGAGTTCCTGCAGAAGACCTCCCGCATCGCCAAGGACTACACCACCCGTCATCAGGGGGCCACAAACATCATCGTCAAGACCATCTTCCCGCAATAA
- a CDS encoding BACON domain-containing protein produces MKTCRPLALLLVSTLLLAVCGDNDKTQAGDFGQIQIPDVSQLVQMAEAEAETGSSSVTFTTLAAWSTSIRETRTETPEWISISPNHGDLAGDYTIRITLQPNFGQQSRTAIIPSPAARRRSKSPLRRRPPQTGRTRGTTSTG; encoded by the coding sequence ATGAAAACATGCAGGCCCCTTGCGCTGCTGCTGGTTTCCACGCTGCTGCTGGCGGTCTGCGGCGACAATGACAAAACCCAGGCGGGCGACTTCGGACAGATTCAGATTCCCGACGTTTCCCAACTGGTCCAGATGGCCGAAGCCGAAGCCGAAACGGGAAGCTCCAGCGTAACCTTCACCACCCTGGCAGCGTGGAGCACCTCGATCCGCGAAACGCGCACCGAAACGCCCGAATGGATATCAATCTCGCCCAACCACGGCGACCTGGCCGGAGACTATACCATACGGATCACCCTGCAGCCCAACTTCGGACAGCAATCCCGCACGGCCATCATCCCATCACCTGCGGCTCGACGCAGATCGAAATCTCCGTTACGCAGAAGGCCCCCGCAGACGGGTCGGACGAGGGGCACTACATCTACCGGATAA
- a CDS encoding prephenate dehydrogenase — protein MKVMIVGLGLIGGSFALSLRDHGLADEILGVENSEEHAAEALQLGLADRIVPFEEGIAQADLTVLATPVDTIPLLAVKALNRVSDRQAVIDMGSIKGELCEVISMHARRRRFVAVHPMWGTEYSGPKAAQHGAFTGRHVVFCDTEHSDADVLQTVERIFRTLRCPAIYMNPEEHDLHAAYVSHISHVSSFALALTVLEKELEERHIFDLAGGGFESTVRLAKSSATTWVPILLRNKYNVLDVLREHIHQLQVLRKMLERDDAEGLRQAIERANSIQRIIH, from the coding sequence ATGAAAGTCATGATCGTCGGACTGGGCCTCATCGGAGGTTCGTTCGCTCTCTCGTTGCGCGACCACGGACTCGCCGACGAGATCCTCGGGGTCGAAAACTCCGAGGAACATGCTGCGGAGGCCCTCCAGCTGGGGTTGGCCGACCGCATCGTTCCGTTCGAAGAGGGAATCGCACAGGCCGACCTCACGGTGCTGGCAACCCCCGTGGACACCATTCCGCTGCTGGCCGTCAAGGCCCTCAACCGCGTCTCGGACCGCCAGGCGGTCATCGACATGGGCTCGATCAAGGGCGAGTTGTGCGAGGTGATCTCGATGCACGCCCGGCGGAGGCGTTTCGTCGCCGTACACCCGATGTGGGGCACGGAGTACAGCGGCCCGAAGGCCGCCCAGCACGGTGCCTTCACTGGCCGTCACGTCGTCTTCTGCGACACGGAACACAGCGATGCCGATGTCCTGCAGACTGTCGAGCGGATCTTCCGCACGCTCCGGTGTCCGGCCATCTACATGAATCCCGAGGAACACGACCTGCATGCGGCCTATGTCTCGCACATCTCCCACGTCTCGTCGTTCGCCCTGGCGCTGACCGTCCTCGAAAAGGAGCTCGAGGAGCGTCACATCTTCGATCTGGCGGGCGGAGGTTTCGAAAGCACCGTGCGGCTGGCCAAGAGTTCCGCCACAACGTGGGTGCCCATCCTGCTGCGCAACAAGTACAACGTCCTGGACGTCCTGCGCGAACACATCCACCAGCTGCAAGTGCTGCGCAAGATGCTCGAGAGAGACGATGCCGAGGGGCTCCGACAGGCCATCGAACGAGCCAACTCCATTCAACGGATCATCCACTGA
- the rnc gene encoding ribonuclease III, whose protein sequence is MIDFLLRPLRRNFGRDRAYYKMVDDLFGFIPHNVELYKLALIHKSASLVLEDGRAINNERLEYLGDAVIEAVTSDYIFIEYPDRDEGFMTQLRSKIVSRQSLNALAVKLGLDRYVISNGGAGIAQKHIFGDAFEAMMGAVYLDQGYDFVNRLLINRIYYRCLDLEELTESETDFKSRLIEWCQKNRHRVLFRTENEKGSSANRPVFYCTVLVDDMEVGHGAGDSKKEAEQHAAFSVSQYLTDEQCALLLDKVDRLSH, encoded by the coding sequence GTGATTGATTTTCTCTTGCGTCCGCTACGGCGGAATTTCGGGCGTGACCGGGCGTATTACAAAATGGTCGACGACCTGTTCGGATTCATTCCGCACAACGTCGAACTTTACAAGCTGGCTTTGATTCACAAGTCAGCTTCTTTGGTTTTGGAAGACGGCCGTGCGATCAACAATGAACGCCTCGAATACCTGGGTGACGCGGTGATCGAGGCCGTAACTTCCGACTATATCTTCATCGAATATCCCGATCGCGACGAAGGCTTCATGACCCAGCTGCGCTCGAAAATCGTGTCGCGGCAGTCGCTCAATGCCCTGGCTGTGAAGCTGGGCCTGGACCGCTATGTGATTTCGAACGGCGGAGCGGGCATTGCCCAGAAACACATCTTCGGCGACGCCTTCGAGGCGATGATGGGAGCCGTCTACCTCGATCAGGGGTACGATTTTGTCAACCGGCTGCTCATCAACCGCATCTATTACCGCTGCCTGGACCTTGAGGAGCTGACCGAATCGGAGACCGATTTCAAGAGCCGCCTGATCGAGTGGTGCCAGAAGAACCGCCACCGGGTGCTTTTCCGTACGGAGAACGAAAAGGGTTCGTCGGCCAACCGTCCGGTCTTCTACTGTACGGTGCTTGTCGACGACATGGAGGTTGGCCACGGTGCGGGCGATTCGAAGAAGGAGGCCGAACAGCATGCCGCCTTTTCTGTGTCGCAGTATCTGACCGACGAGCAGTGCGCCTTGTTACTGGACAAGGTCGATCGTCTTTCTCACTGA